Proteins encoded in a region of the Candidatus Zixiibacteriota bacterium genome:
- a CDS encoding AAA family ATPase — MMQNIPIIVIDSDGGFRKAVRQYLGNVSGVQLVGEAESLNAAQELIQKTRPKLILLELATKPDEALTWAEKWKAEFPGLRIFATSASKKPDVILSAMRAGVSEYLSKPLEAGELRIALDRIMREFETETLQVQGAGQIIAVFSKKGGLGVTTLAVNLAVALAEAGRQTVIADLAFDLGDVASQLDLVPEIVMTDVIDKHGALDSGRLQSSLLRHPSGLYFLGEKDVGSGADVISAKQLHHILSHLRESFQYVVLDVPHIFDSHTYEALQLADRILLVATAELSTIRATRYALQVFRSLGYDQHKVKVVLNRLSRKDLIREDQFCETVGYPVSYRIPSDYRTVIEAVNSGEPLTMGKLKSGVARSIGQLAQQFVSSNGTSPAS, encoded by the coding sequence ATGATGCAGAATATCCCGATTATCGTCATCGATTCAGACGGCGGATTCCGCAAGGCCGTGCGCCAATACCTGGGCAACGTCTCAGGCGTTCAATTGGTCGGAGAAGCCGAAAGCCTTAACGCCGCGCAGGAACTGATTCAAAAGACACGACCCAAACTCATCTTACTCGAGTTGGCGACCAAGCCCGACGAGGCGCTGACCTGGGCCGAAAAGTGGAAAGCGGAATTTCCGGGACTGAGAATCTTCGCGACTTCAGCATCGAAGAAGCCCGATGTGATCTTGTCGGCCATGCGCGCGGGTGTGAGTGAATACCTCTCCAAGCCGCTTGAGGCGGGCGAGCTGCGCATCGCACTCGACCGCATCATGCGCGAATTTGAAACCGAGACTTTGCAGGTGCAAGGCGCGGGGCAGATCATCGCTGTGTTCAGCAAGAAGGGTGGGCTCGGTGTCACGACACTGGCCGTCAACCTTGCCGTGGCGCTCGCCGAGGCCGGACGACAGACCGTCATCGCCGATCTGGCGTTTGATCTGGGCGATGTCGCCAGCCAACTCGATCTGGTGCCGGAGATTGTGATGACCGATGTCATCGACAAACACGGCGCCCTGGACTCGGGCCGACTCCAAAGCTCGCTGCTCCGCCATCCGTCGGGCTTGTACTTCCTGGGCGAGAAGGATGTTGGCAGCGGCGCGGACGTGATTTCCGCCAAGCAATTGCATCATATCCTGTCGCATCTGCGCGAATCGTTTCAGTATGTCGTCCTCGATGTCCCACACATATTCGATTCGCACACCTACGAAGCCCTGCAATTGGCCGATCGGATCCTGCTGGTGGCTACGGCAGAATTGTCGACGATTCGCGCGACGCGTTACGCGCTCCAGGTGTTTCGCTCACTGGGGTATGATCAGCACAAAGTTAAGGTCGTGCTCAATCGGCTGTCGCGGAAAGATCTCATCCGTGAAGATCAATTCTGCGAGACAGTCGGGTATCCGGTGTCGTACCGCATTCCCAGCGACTACCGGACAGTGATTGAAGCCGTCAACAGCGGCGAGCCGCTGACGATGGGTAAACTCAAGTCGGGTGTCGCCAGGAGCATCGGCCAGTTGGCACAGCAGTTTGTTTCATCGAACGGTACCAGTCCGGCCAGTTAG
- a CDS encoding pilus assembly protein TadG-related protein — translation MIRRELNRMYRDERGAVVVMIGALIAFLLVFAVYAIDASQMLLVRTQLQNAADAAALAGALVGGMTGDTTLAQNEAILAAGANNALVDSGNGNIMDPVVITDADVVFPQARRIEVTTHRTEATGDPFMNYFLRIFDDGNVAGEMTARAAAEFFWVCSGKCIEPWAPPDRWYDANANDAFDPDSITNPDEYYDPLTTGYTDADLGEQITIVLANGGQTDFGEFWYYSVCLPPVNKGNPDCGGDTYRDWMCEGCLDSSFTVEPGDTLLVEPGKKTGPNDDGLDCIIATDPDATWDDATGTVVNSAFPISPRIVKAAFFNPAIGLTDAGNGRKRMEVAKIFVLFVEGSSGGDQITGRFMRLNEPGGEVCVDQSDPTFLYTTRLIE, via the coding sequence ATGATTAGACGTGAGCTGAACAGAATGTATCGCGACGAACGGGGAGCCGTTGTCGTCATGATCGGCGCCCTGATCGCATTCCTGTTGGTCTTTGCCGTCTACGCCATCGACGCCAGCCAGATGCTCCTGGTGCGTACGCAATTGCAGAACGCCGCGGATGCCGCCGCCCTGGCCGGCGCTTTGGTGGGCGGGATGACGGGGGACACGACTCTCGCACAGAATGAGGCGATCCTCGCGGCCGGTGCGAATAACGCCCTCGTGGACTCGGGGAACGGCAACATCATGGATCCTGTCGTGATAACCGATGCGGACGTGGTCTTCCCGCAAGCGCGGAGGATCGAGGTCACCACGCATCGGACCGAAGCCACCGGCGATCCGTTCATGAACTACTTCCTCCGGATTTTCGACGATGGCAACGTTGCCGGCGAGATGACCGCACGCGCTGCCGCCGAGTTCTTCTGGGTGTGTAGCGGCAAATGCATCGAACCCTGGGCGCCACCGGATCGTTGGTATGACGCCAATGCGAATGATGCGTTTGATCCGGACAGCATTACCAATCCCGACGAGTACTATGACCCGCTCACGACCGGGTACACGGATGCCGACCTCGGCGAACAGATCACAATCGTACTGGCCAACGGGGGTCAGACCGATTTTGGTGAGTTCTGGTACTATTCTGTCTGCCTCCCCCCAGTCAATAAGGGCAACCCCGATTGCGGCGGCGACACTTACCGTGACTGGATGTGCGAGGGATGTCTCGACAGCTCATTTACAGTCGAGCCCGGCGATACATTGCTCGTCGAGCCCGGAAAGAAAACTGGTCCGAACGATGATGGTCTCGATTGCATCATCGCAACGGATCCCGATGCGACCTGGGATGACGCCACCGGGACGGTCGTCAATTCGGCATTCCCCATCAGTCCACGGATCGTCAAGGCGGCATTCTTCAACCCCGCAATTGGCCTGACAGACGCAGGAAACGGCCGGAAGCGGATGGAAGTCGCGAAGATATTCGTGCTGTTTGTTGAGGGATCATCGGGTGGTGATCAGATCACGGGCCGGTTCATGCGCCTCAACGAACCGGGAGGCGAGGTCTGCGTCGATCAATCCGACCCGACATTCCTATACACAACCAGACTGATCGAGTAA
- a CDS encoding pilus assembly protein N-terminal domain-containing protein: protein MTIDRVPAPPDGRMVPYRPIPGIYKFAILFVFAMLLCPDSAPAQGRVEDFRVTQGHSRVLRHREKIKTVSVANDSVADVVAITADELVVIGKEAGNTTLIVFGETTPYVMHNIVVDRNFSGQQIMLEVQIGEVNRNTLKELGFDFTWVNDDDDFVTEGQKTVGAYGGQTQVPKVPVLPNTGVSGFFRFVGDYNQISAAVRALQQRGDYKLLASPNLLCLSGSEASFLAGGEIPVPVSVTNTGGVTQLALEWKEYGVRLNFVPTIVDSTLINLKVKPEVSSLDYNNAVVLSGFSIPALLTRRADATVELLSGQGLLLGGLVLSERVKNVQRIPILGHLPILGALFTRHESSTAENELLILVSPRLYSAGQEQLPPLPWGGTDTETDTTGPPVPESE from the coding sequence ATGACAATCGACCGAGTGCCCGCGCCGCCAGATGGTCGGATGGTGCCGTATCGTCCGATCCCCGGCATCTACAAGTTCGCCATCCTCTTTGTCTTCGCCATGCTCCTTTGCCCCGATTCCGCGCCGGCACAGGGACGCGTGGAGGATTTCCGGGTGACACAGGGACACTCGCGCGTGCTGCGGCACCGGGAGAAGATCAAGACCGTTTCAGTCGCCAATGACTCGGTGGCCGACGTCGTTGCCATCACCGCCGATGAACTGGTCGTCATCGGCAAAGAGGCGGGCAACACAACGCTGATTGTCTTCGGTGAGACGACCCCATACGTCATGCACAACATCGTTGTCGACCGGAATTTTTCCGGACAGCAGATCATGCTGGAAGTCCAGATCGGCGAAGTGAATCGAAACACATTGAAGGAACTGGGCTTCGACTTTACCTGGGTCAACGACGATGACGACTTTGTCACCGAGGGCCAGAAGACCGTTGGGGCATATGGGGGACAGACGCAGGTTCCCAAAGTCCCGGTCTTGCCCAACACGGGCGTCTCCGGATTCTTCCGGTTTGTGGGCGATTACAATCAGATCTCCGCAGCCGTGCGCGCCCTGCAGCAACGGGGCGACTACAAGCTGCTGGCGTCTCCGAATCTGCTCTGTCTGAGCGGAAGCGAAGCCAGTTTTCTGGCGGGCGGCGAGATTCCGGTCCCGGTCTCAGTGACCAACACCGGCGGCGTCACACAATTGGCGCTGGAGTGGAAGGAGTATGGTGTCCGGCTCAATTTCGTTCCCACCATCGTCGATTCCACGCTGATCAATCTGAAAGTGAAGCCCGAAGTCAGCAGTCTCGATTACAACAACGCCGTCGTCCTGTCCGGGTTCTCGATTCCCGCGCTTCTGACCCGTCGCGCCGATGCGACGGTGGAGCTTTTGAGCGGCCAGGGACTGCTGCTCGGCGGATTGGTGCTGAGCGAGCGTGTGAAAAATGTGCAACGAATCCCCATACTTGGCCATCTGCCGATTCTGGGAGCGCTGTTCACGCGTCACGAGAGCAGCACGGCCGAAAACGAGTTGCTGATACTCGTTTCGCCTCGGCTTTATTCGGCGGGCCAGGAACAGCTCCCGCCTTTGCCGTGGGGCGGCACGGATACGGAGACCGATACAACCGGGCCACCCGTTCCCGAATCCGAATAA
- the cpaB gene encoding Flp pilus assembly protein CpaB codes for MRSRSIIVIGFVAFLCAAVATAMVVLYLQKTARTAAAGPLLTPVVVSAADLSFGQTLDASKLKIAMFPRESVPKGAVSVIDSLVGQTTKVFLAQDEPVLVSKLSSIGGGLSLMIEPSMRAVSIKVDKVSGVSGFVIPGDRVDVIAIVDQQVSSRESLAKTILQNIEVLASGAQTESKGNEPITAQSVTLLVDVPSAEKLALAQSAGKLQLSLRNPNDTELAEETKGLTTQSLLSGPKEEEPPRPSPTPRKAQARPDPPKTVAKPDTMTIFRGTHAKKEKPAMDVKPAVNDTLTDSLRQSPGA; via the coding sequence ATGCGCTCGCGATCGATCATCGTTATTGGATTTGTGGCATTCCTTTGTGCGGCCGTGGCGACCGCCATGGTCGTTTTGTATTTGCAGAAGACTGCGCGCACCGCCGCGGCCGGGCCGCTGCTCACCCCCGTTGTCGTCTCTGCGGCCGACCTGTCGTTCGGCCAGACGTTGGACGCGTCCAAGCTCAAGATCGCCATGTTCCCGCGTGAGAGCGTGCCCAAAGGTGCGGTCTCGGTCATCGACAGTCTTGTGGGGCAAACAACGAAGGTCTTCCTCGCTCAGGATGAGCCGGTCCTCGTTTCCAAGTTATCGTCGATCGGCGGCGGCCTCTCGCTGATGATCGAGCCCTCGATGCGGGCTGTTTCGATCAAGGTCGACAAGGTTTCGGGGGTCAGCGGCTTTGTGATTCCGGGGGACCGGGTCGACGTCATCGCCATCGTCGACCAGCAGGTATCCTCCCGCGAGTCCCTCGCCAAGACGATTCTCCAGAATATCGAGGTGCTGGCATCCGGGGCACAGACTGAGAGCAAGGGGAATGAGCCGATCACCGCTCAATCGGTGACGCTTCTCGTGGATGTACCCAGCGCTGAGAAGCTGGCACTGGCGCAGAGCGCGGGGAAATTGCAGTTGTCATTGCGCAACCCCAACGACACGGAGCTGGCAGAAGAAACAAAGGGACTGACGACCCAAAGTCTCCTGAGCGGCCCCAAGGAAGAGGAGCCGCCGCGCCCATCGCCGACGCCCAGAAAAGCACAAGCCAGGCCCGACCCGCCCAAGACGGTCGCCAAACCCGACACCATGACGATTTTCCGTGGCACGCACGCCAAAAAAGAGAAGCCGGCCATGGACGTCAAGCCGGCCGTCAACGACACATTGACGGATTCACTGAGACAGTCACCCGGAGCATAG
- a CDS encoding TadE family protein, which translates to MSDFRIHDKIQRLTHSRQAGQAVIEFAFILPLLLILVFGITELGRMLMQTNMLTQAAREGARAAAVGADSTSAATRVADVLTAAGITPASIDVSGPDSDNMMLVVVTSNFQVIPGTLLPFSGTFVLRGAAAMRFEG; encoded by the coding sequence ATGTCAGACTTCAGAATTCACGATAAAATCCAGCGGTTGACGCATTCGCGTCAAGCCGGCCAGGCCGTCATTGAGTTTGCGTTCATCCTGCCGCTGCTGTTGATTTTGGTTTTCGGTATCACGGAACTGGGTCGGATGCTCATGCAGACCAACATGCTGACACAGGCCGCCCGTGAAGGAGCCCGAGCGGCGGCGGTCGGAGCCGACTCGACATCGGCCGCGACACGCGTTGCGGATGTTCTGACGGCGGCCGGCATCACGCCGGCGTCGATCGACGTGAGCGGCCCGGATTCCGACAACATGATGCTGGTTGTGGTCACGTCCAATTTTCAGGTTATTCCGGGAACGCTATTGCCGTTCTCGGGCACATTCGTCCTGCGGGGGGCGGCGGCGATGAGGTTTGAAGGATAG
- a CDS encoding prepilin peptidase, protein MSDLTSASLAAHLPTSCAIVVATVCLITDIARRRILNAVTLPAVAIGLILGFVLGGRTGLLQSAGGLAVGFALMILPYYVGGMGAGDVKLMSALGALMGLTAIVQIFLYTAIIGGVIAIITALSRGTLKRAFGNIANWTTSLVLQRLGGVRGGLKETQLAQTAGMIPYGVAIALGLYGYLILGRII, encoded by the coding sequence TTGAGTGACCTGACATCCGCTTCACTCGCAGCCCATCTCCCGACCAGTTGTGCCATTGTTGTGGCAACGGTTTGCCTGATCACCGACATCGCGCGTCGGCGCATATTGAACGCAGTGACACTCCCGGCAGTCGCCATCGGACTGATCCTGGGATTCGTGCTGGGCGGCCGGACTGGATTATTGCAGTCCGCTGGCGGGTTGGCCGTCGGTTTCGCCTTGATGATTCTCCCGTATTATGTGGGAGGCATGGGCGCCGGGGACGTCAAACTGATGTCGGCGCTCGGTGCATTGATGGGCCTGACGGCAATTGTTCAGATCTTCCTCTACACGGCGATCATTGGCGGCGTCATCGCCATCATCACCGCGCTATCGCGTGGAACGCTGAAGCGGGCATTCGGCAACATTGCCAACTGGACAACATCGCTCGTTTTGCAACGGTTGGGCGGCGTTCGCGGTGGACTGAAGGAGACGCAGTTGGCTCAGACAGCGGGCATGATCCCGTATGGCGTGGCCATCGCGTTGGGGCTCTATGGATATCTGATTTTGGGCCGTATCATTTAA
- a CDS encoding Flp family type IVb pilin — translation MLRKFIRGEEGQDVIEWGMLAAFLSVLLIVAVTTVSPIILTWYDSVQADIEAAPAP, via the coding sequence ATGCTCAGGAAGTTCATCCGTGGCGAGGAGGGACAGGACGTGATCGAGTGGGGTATGCTCGCGGCGTTCTTGTCGGTCCTTCTCATCGTGGCCGTGACGACGGTTTCTCCGATCATCCTGACCTGGTATGACAGTGTTCAGGCGGACATCGAAGCCGCCCCGGCTCCATAA
- a CDS encoding Flp family type IVb pilin → MLKRFIRNEEGQDVIEWGMLAAFLSVLLVVAVTTISPIVLTWYDAVQADIEAAPAP, encoded by the coding sequence ATGTTGAAACGGTTCATTCGCAACGAAGAAGGCCAGGACGTCATTGAATGGGGCATGCTGGCCGCATTCTTGTCCGTCCTGCTCGTTGTCGCCGTGACGACGATCTCGCCGATCGTCCTCACTTGGTATGATGCCGTGCAAGCAGATATCGAAGCTGCGCCGGCGCCGTAA
- a CDS encoding DUF192 domain-containing protein, with translation MHTVSYKSPSTYVQAINASKGGIVLASRVLWATRSQDRRRGLLGREQLGPDEGMYIVPSEWIHTFGMRFPIDLTFLSSEGRVLVIQNHLRPNRLSKLSLRAQGALELAAGRLQATGTVVGDLIEFRDI, from the coding sequence ATGCATACCGTCAGCTACAAGTCACCATCAACCTATGTTCAGGCGATTAACGCCTCCAAGGGTGGGATAGTACTCGCGAGCCGCGTGCTTTGGGCGACGAGGAGCCAGGATCGTCGTCGCGGGCTGCTGGGGCGGGAGCAACTGGGCCCCGATGAAGGAATGTACATCGTACCCAGCGAGTGGATTCACACCTTCGGGATGCGGTTCCCCATTGATTTGACCTTTCTCTCCAGTGAGGGTCGAGTTCTCGTTATTCAGAATCACCTCCGCCCGAACCGACTCTCGAAGCTCTCACTCCGGGCCCAGGGGGCGCTGGAGCTGGCCGCGGGACGATTGCAGGCGACGGGGACTGTGGTCGGCGATTTGATCGAATTCCGCGACATCTGA
- a CDS encoding ATP-binding cassette domain-containing protein, whose amino-acid sequence MIRTNGLTKIFQDRKHGELRAVDDVSFTCDSGIVYGLLGPNGAGKTTTLRILSTALRPTSGTALVNGVDVTRDPQKVRMQIGFLSGTTGLYGRLSPREMVTYFGRLYGMPIDHIDRRIGEIFEMLDMEQFAETRNDNLSTGMKQKASIARSVVHDPPVMIFDEPTTGLDVMSSRTIVKFIRHCADQGKTVIFSTHIMSEAVRLCDRIGIIHRGRLYAEGTSDELLQKTGSRNLEDAFVSIVGE is encoded by the coding sequence GTGATACGCACCAATGGATTGACGAAAATATTTCAAGACAGGAAGCATGGAGAGTTGCGGGCAGTCGACGACGTCAGTTTCACATGCGACTCCGGAATCGTGTATGGTCTCTTGGGACCCAATGGCGCAGGCAAAACCACGACGCTGCGGATTCTGTCGACCGCACTGCGACCCACGTCAGGAACCGCTCTGGTCAACGGAGTCGATGTAACCCGGGATCCTCAGAAAGTGAGAATGCAAATCGGATTTCTCTCCGGGACGACAGGACTTTACGGGCGACTGTCTCCGCGTGAAATGGTCACCTACTTCGGGCGACTTTACGGAATGCCCATCGATCACATCGACCGAAGAATCGGCGAGATCTTCGAAATGCTGGATATGGAACAGTTTGCAGAGACGCGAAACGACAATCTGTCCACCGGAATGAAACAGAAAGCATCGATTGCGCGCTCCGTGGTGCACGACCCGCCGGTGATGATTTTCGACGAGCCCACCACCGGTTTGGACGTGATGAGCTCAAGGACAATCGTCAAGTTTATCCGACATTGTGCGGATCAGGGAAAGACAGTAATCTTCTCGACGCACATCATGAGCGAGGCGGTTCGACTTTGCGACCGAATCGGGATCATCCATCGGGGCAGACTCTATGCGGAAGGGACCTCCGACGAATTGCTGCAAAAGACCGGTTCGCGCAATCTCGAGGATGCATTCGTATCGATTGTCGGGGAATAG
- a CDS encoding ABC transporter permease, translating to MTLSRISIIFQKELIDTLRDRRTLIFMLLVPIVAIPLLLIGLTSLMVSQLSGLEAETAEVVVVGKEYLPDGLLSKFAENTELTIRGVEVSRYDELLDSLRAGAFEALLNIPEGFAGKLEQEQSSSIAIHVDQAEVKSEVAVARIQDALSRYKDELVSDRLLQRGIPGGVLIPFEVNVTNVATPRKMAGREFGAFLPYLIIIMCFMGAMYPAIDLAAGEKERGTLETLLVSPATREEIVLGKYLVIVLAGLVTAFLSMGSLGISLGYVIDASVPGAENIMSVRIDPSAAIVSLLTMLPLAGFFAAVLISVSVFARSFKEAQSYVTALNMAVILPAFVSMLPGVDPNYLTALIPVVNASLILRDAVSGTTEWPYVGLALIANSVLAFLTLRFAMSWFRRESIVFRM from the coding sequence ATGACCCTCTCGCGGATCTCGATCATTTTTCAAAAGGAGCTCATTGACACACTCCGGGATCGGCGCACGTTGATCTTCATGTTGCTCGTGCCGATCGTTGCAATCCCGCTTCTGCTGATCGGACTGACGTCGCTGATGGTCAGTCAACTGAGTGGACTGGAGGCTGAGACGGCGGAAGTCGTCGTCGTGGGGAAGGAGTATCTCCCAGACGGACTGTTGAGCAAATTCGCGGAAAACACGGAACTCACGATTCGTGGTGTCGAGGTGTCTCGCTATGACGAGTTGTTAGATAGTCTCAGAGCGGGCGCGTTCGAGGCATTATTGAACATTCCGGAGGGGTTTGCCGGGAAGCTCGAACAAGAGCAATCCTCGTCGATCGCAATCCACGTCGATCAAGCGGAAGTCAAATCGGAAGTCGCCGTGGCGCGAATTCAGGATGCCCTGTCCCGGTACAAAGACGAGTTGGTCTCCGACCGGCTCTTACAACGTGGGATTCCAGGCGGAGTCTTGATTCCTTTCGAGGTGAATGTCACAAATGTCGCCACGCCGCGAAAGATGGCCGGCCGAGAATTCGGTGCATTCCTGCCGTACTTGATCATCATCATGTGTTTCATGGGCGCCATGTATCCCGCAATTGATCTGGCGGCGGGAGAGAAAGAACGCGGAACCCTCGAAACGCTGCTCGTATCCCCGGCAACACGGGAGGAAATCGTCCTCGGAAAGTATCTTGTCATCGTGTTGGCCGGACTCGTGACCGCCTTTTTGTCGATGGGTAGTTTGGGAATCTCTCTGGGGTACGTAATCGACGCGTCCGTGCCGGGCGCCGAGAACATCATGTCGGTTCGGATTGATCCCAGTGCGGCGATTGTCTCACTGCTGACCATGCTTCCGCTCGCGGGATTCTTCGCCGCAGTGCTGATCTCCGTCTCGGTCTTTGCACGATCGTTTAAGGAAGCGCAAAGCTATGTCACGGCCTTGAACATGGCCGTTATTCTACCTGCCTTTGTTTCGATGCTTCCGGGAGTCGATCCCAACTACCTGACGGCTCTGATCCCGGTCGTCAACGCCAGTCTCATATTGCGGGACGCCGTGTCTGGCACGACCGAATGGCCGTATGTCGGGCTCGCGCTCATTGCCAATTCTGTTCTCGCCTTCCTGACGCTGAGATTCGCGATGAGTTGGTTCCGCAGAGAATCGATCGTCTTTCGCATGTAG
- a CDS encoding tail fiber domain-containing protein produces MRVREFVVIGAYLLGLSTHALAVPSQISIQGRLTDAGGVPVSPGPTSIGFRIYDAQFLGTQLWPPGMGFESQTIDIGTGGLWSGSIGKDIPLNDSVFADSVRWLEISVGMTILPRTRLVTGPYAYRVATVDGATGGTITGKVSIGPGHVNTGADCFVAGNANQVINDYATVGGGHLNSSTGGAATVAGGQQNSATAFASTVAGGAGNYATGIYSTAGGGFFNNSDADWAVVSGGNMNRASGLSASVGGGGYNKARGSHSTVGGGGGINPGDSNSAIGDYSTIGGGSENLASGSSSTVGGGVSNSAGSHYATVPGGFENVASGSFSLAAGCRAQAIHNSSFVWSSGDINSSVFGSSADNQFLVRAPAGVGIGTNTPTTATSGQVLHVHNPDGPSALRLGDGSADGNQWEMQSTVIGSVGTLNISNITALTNPLQITGDGDVNVLGNICAVNFACPSDGRLKKGIHTLENALECVERLRGVRYNWNDSTNAGRRLFNQEQIGLVAQEVQNVVPQAVHELSDGYLAVDYARLVPLLIEGMKEQQRQIEELRAELRQSRK; encoded by the coding sequence ATGAGAGTGCGTGAATTTGTAGTGATCGGAGCGTATCTGTTGGGGCTGTCCACGCACGCATTGGCGGTGCCGTCCCAAATCAGCATTCAAGGTAGACTCACCGATGCGGGAGGAGTGCCGGTGTCACCGGGACCGACATCCATTGGTTTCCGCATCTATGATGCACAGTTTTTGGGGACACAGCTTTGGCCGCCGGGGATGGGGTTTGAGTCTCAGACGATCGACATCGGCACGGGCGGACTGTGGAGTGGTTCAATCGGCAAAGACATTCCACTCAATGATTCAGTCTTTGCCGACTCGGTGCGTTGGCTGGAGATCAGCGTGGGGATGACCATCCTGCCGCGCACTCGGTTGGTGACCGGGCCATATGCGTATCGCGTTGCGACCGTCGATGGCGCGACCGGCGGAACGATTACCGGCAAAGTCTCAATCGGGCCGGGGCATGTGAACACAGGGGCGGATTGCTTTGTGGCTGGCAATGCCAATCAGGTGATCAATGATTATGCGACAGTCGGCGGCGGTCATCTCAATAGTTCCACCGGGGGGGCGGCAACAGTCGCCGGTGGTCAGCAGAACTCGGCGACCGCTTTCGCATCAACAGTCGCGGGAGGCGCCGGGAATTACGCAACCGGCATTTACTCGACAGCCGGAGGGGGATTTTTCAACAACTCTGACGCAGACTGGGCGGTTGTCTCGGGTGGCAACATGAACAGGGCCAGCGGTCTTAGCGCTTCAGTCGGCGGCGGAGGTTATAACAAGGCGCGCGGCTCGCACTCCACCGTTGGTGGCGGCGGCGGCATTAATCCCGGTGACTCCAATTCGGCAATCGGCGATTACTCCACCATCGGCGGGGGATCGGAGAATCTCGCATCGGGATCGTCCAGCACTGTCGGCGGTGGTGTGTCCAACAGCGCCGGTTCCCATTACGCGACGGTGCCCGGAGGGTTTGAAAACGTGGCCTCCGGCAGCTTCTCATTGGCTGCCGGCTGTCGGGCACAAGCAATTCACAACTCGAGCTTTGTATGGTCGAGTGGCGACATCAACAGTTCTGTTTTCGGTTCGTCTGCGGACAATCAGTTTCTCGTCCGGGCCCCGGCAGGTGTCGGAATCGGGACGAACACGCCGACCACTGCAACGAGCGGACAAGTTTTGCACGTGCACAATCCTGACGGACCCTCCGCGCTTCGTCTCGGAGATGGATCTGCCGACGGCAATCAATGGGAAATGCAGTCAACGGTGATCGGGTCGGTCGGTACACTCAACATCAGTAACATCACGGCGCTTACTAACCCCCTACAGATCACGGGCGACGGCGATGTCAACGTGCTGGGCAACATTTGCGCTGTCAATTTTGCCTGTCCTTCGGATGGTCGGCTCAAGAAGGGCATCCACACGCTGGAAAATGCCCTGGAGTGTGTCGAGCGTCTTCGCGGTGTGCGATACAATTGGAACGACTCTACGAACGCAGGGCGCCGTCTATTCAATCAAGAGCAGATCGGTTTGGTCGCTCAGGAAGTTCAAAATGTCGTGCCGCAGGCCGTCCACGAGTTGAGCGACGGTTACCTCGCGGTTGACTACGCGCGCTTGGTCCCGTTGTTGATTGAGGGGATGAAGGAACAACAACGGCAAATCGAAGAGTTGAGAGCCGAGCTCCGCCAGTCACGGAAGTAG
- a CDS encoding DUF1428 domain-containing protein, with protein MAGYVDGYVLPIPKNKLATYRGMAQKASKIWREHGALEYRECVGDDLKIKGMASFPNLAKSKPSETVVFAWIVYKSRAHRDKVNAKVMKDPRIAKMMEGMAMPFDVKRMAYGGFKIIVEAFK; from the coding sequence ATGGCGGGCTATGTCGATGGTTACGTGCTTCCCATTCCCAAGAACAAACTCGCGACGTATCGGGGCATGGCGCAGAAAGCGAGCAAGATTTGGCGCGAGCATGGCGCGCTGGAATATCGTGAGTGTGTCGGCGACGACTTGAAGATCAAGGGGATGGCCTCATTCCCGAATCTAGCGAAGAGCAAACCCTCCGAGACCGTGGTGTTCGCCTGGATTGTCTACAAATCCCGTGCGCATCGCGACAAGGTTAATGCCAAGGTGATGAAGGACCCACGCATCGCCAAGATGATGGAGGGCATGGCAATGCCCTTTGACGTCAAACGCATGGCCTATGGGGGATTCAAGATCATCGTCGAAGCGTTCAAATGA
- a CDS encoding DoxX family protein codes for MSESGLVSKWANCGGHFQSLLRIVAAFMFIQSGTMKLFAWPMGIPPDGGTAELFSQTGLGGILETFGGGLILIGLFTRPVAFILSGMMAVAYFQFHFPQGFWPTMNGGVAAALYCFVWLYFSAAGAGPWSLDAVRMKKSNYQKMN; via the coding sequence ATGAGCGAGTCAGGTCTCGTGTCCAAGTGGGCGAATTGCGGCGGCCACTTTCAGAGTCTGCTGCGCATCGTGGCGGCGTTCATGTTCATCCAGTCGGGGACGATGAAGCTGTTTGCCTGGCCGATGGGCATCCCCCCCGACGGCGGCACCGCCGAGTTGTTTTCGCAAACCGGACTCGGCGGGATTCTGGAGACATTCGGCGGCGGATTGATCTTGATCGGGCTGTTCACTCGACCGGTCGCGTTCATTCTCTCGGGGATGATGGCGGTAGCGTATTTTCAGTTTCATTTCCCGCAGGGATTCTGGCCCACGATGAACGGCGGCGTTGCCGCGGCACTGTATTGTTTCGTCTGGCTCTACTTCTCCGCCGCGGGCGCCGGTCCGTGGAGTTTGGACGCAGTGCGTATGAAGAAATCAAACTATCAAAAGATGAACTGA